In Drosophila simulans strain w501 chromosome X, Prin_Dsim_3.1, whole genome shotgun sequence, one DNA window encodes the following:
- the LOC6740278 gene encoding protein flightless-1, translating to MSVLPFVRGVDFTKNDFSATFPSSMRQMSRVQWLTLDRTQLAEIPEELGHLQKLEHLSLNHNRLEKIFGELTELSCLRSLDLRHNQLKNSGIPPELFHLEELTTLDLSHNKLKEVPEGLERAKNLIVLNLSNNQIESIPTPLFIHLTDLLFLDLSHNRLETLPPQTRRLINLKTLDLSHNPLELFQLRQLPSLQSLEVLKMSGTQRTLLNFPTSIDSLANLCELDLSHNSLPKLPDCVYNVVTLVRLNLSDNELTELTAGVELWQRLESLNLSRNQLVALPAALCKLPKLRRLLVNDNKLNFEGIPSGIGKLGALEVFTAANNLLEMVPEGLCRCGALKQLNLSCNRLITLPDAIHLLEGLDQLDLRNNPELVMPPKPSEASKATSLEFYNIDFSLQTQLRLAGAAVPPSMPSSATPKDSTARKIRLRRGPRSEGDQDAAKVLKGMKDVAKDKDNEAGALPEDGKPESLKPKRWDESLEKPQLDYSKFFEKDDGQLPGLTIWEIENFLPNKIEEVVHGKFYEGDCYIVLKTKFDDLGLLDWEIFFWIGNEATLDKRACAAIHAVNLRNFLGARCRTVREEQGDESEQFLSLFETEVIYIEGGRTATGFYTIEEMIHITRLYLVHAYGATIHLEPVAPAVTSLDPRHAFVLDLGTHIYIWMGERSKNTLNSKARLMAEKISKTERKNKCEIQLERQGEESAEFWQGLDMTPEEADAAGPPKEHVPEDYQPVQPRLYQVQLGMGYLELPQVELPEQKLCHTLLNSKHVYILDCYTDLFVWFGKKSTRLVRAAAVKLSRELFNMMDRPEYALVMRVPEGNEMQIFRTKFAGWDEVMAVDFTRTAKSVAKTGANLTQWARQQETRTDLAALFMPRQSAMPLAEAEQLEEEWNYDLEMMEAFVLENKKFVRLPEEELGRFYTGECYVFLCRYCIPIEEPENGPEDGANPAADVSKSSANNQPEDEIQCVVYFWQGRNAGNMGWLTFTFTLQKKFKAMFGEELEVVRIFQQQENLKFMSHFKRKFIIHTGKRKDKAHIAKGKSPVEFFHLRSNGGALTTRLIQINPDAVHLNSAFCYILHVPFETEDDSQSGIVYVWIGSKACNEEAKLVQDIAEQMFNSPWVSLQILNEGDEPENFFWVALGGRKPYDTDAEYMNYTRLFRCSNERGYYTVAEKCADFCQDDLADDDIMILDNGEHVFLWMGPRCSEVEVKLAYKSAQVYIQHMRIKQPERPRKLFLTMKNKESRRFTKCFHGWSAFKVYL from the exons AATGATTTCAGC GCAACATTCCCCAGCTCCATGCGGCAGATGTCGCGGGTGCAGTGGCTCACACTGGATCGCACGCAGCTGGCGGAGATTCCCGAGGAGCTCGGCCACCTACAGAAGCTGGAGCACCTGTCGCTGAACCACAACCGCCTGGAGAAGATCTTTGGCGAGCTGACAGAGCTGTCCTGCCTGCGATCCCTCGACCTGCGGCACAATCAGCTAAAGAACAGCGGCATACCGCCGGAGCTCTTTCACCTGGAGGAGCTGACCACGCTGGACCTGTCGCACAACAAGCTGAAGGAGGTGCCCGAGGGCTTGGAGCGGGCCAAGAACCTGATAGTGCTCAACCTGAGCAACAATCAGATCGAGAGCATACCCACGCCGCTGTTCATCCATCTCACGGATCTGCTGTTCCTGGATCTGTCGCACAATCGACTGGAGACACTGCCGCCGCAGACGCGACGTCTGATTAATCTGAAAACCCTGGACCTATCGCACAATCCGCTGGAGCTGTTCCAACTGCGGCAATTGCCCTCGCTGCAGAGCTTGGAGGTCCTCAAGATGAGCGGCACGCAGCGCACACTCCTCAATTTTCCCACCAGCATAGACAGTTTGGCCAATCTCTGCGAACTGGACCTGTCGCACAATTCGCTGCCCAAGCTGCCAGACTGCGTCTACAATGTGGTCACCTTGGTGCGACTGAATCTGAGCGACAACGAGCTAACCGAACTGACTGCCGGTGTGGAGCTTTGGCAGCGTCTGGAGTCGCTGAATCTGTCGCGGAATCAACTGGTTGCGCTGCCGGCTGCCCTCTGCAAACTACCAAAGCTGCGGCGATTGCTGGTGAACGACAATAAGCTGAACTTCGAGGGCATTCCCTCGGGTATCGGCAAACTCGGAGCTCTGGAGGTGTTTACGGCAGCCAACAACCTGCTGGAAATGGTGCCAGAGGGACTCTGCCGATGCGGTGCTTTGAAGCAGCTCAACTTGAGCTGCAATCGGCTTATAACCCTGCCCGATGCCATCCACCTGCTCGAGGGCCTGGACCAGTTGGACCTGCGCAACAATCCGGAGCTAGTGATGCCGCCCAAGCCAAGCGAAGCGAGTAAAGCCACCAGTCTTGAGTTCTACAACATAGATTTTAGTCTGCAGACTCAGCTCCGGTTAGCTGGGGCTGCTGTGCCGCCTTCAATGCCATCGTCAGCAACGCCCAAGGATTCGACGGCGAGGAAGATCCGTTTACGACGCGGTCCTCGCAGTGAAGGCGATCAGGATGCTGCCAAGGTGCTCAAGGGCATGAAGGACGTGGCAAAGGATAAGGATAACGAGGCGGGTGCTCTGCCCGAGGACGGAAAGCCAGAGTCGCTGAAACCTAAAAGATGGGACGAGTCGCTGGAAAAGCCGCAACTGGACTACTCCAAGTTCTTTGAGAAGGACGATGGCCAGCTGCCGGGCTTGACCATTTGGGAAATCGAGAACTTCCTGCCCAACAAAATTGAGGAGGTGGTGCATGGCAAATTCTATGAGGGCGACTGCTACATAGTCCTCAAGACCAAGTTCGATGACCTCGGCCTGCTCGATTGGGAAATATTCTTTTGGATAGGCAACGAGGCCACGCTGGACAAACGAGCTTGTGCTGCCATTCATGCAGTGAACCTAAGAAACTTTCTGGGCGCCCGATGTCGAACGGTTCGCGAGGAGCAGGGCGATGAATCCGAGCAGTTTCTGTCCCTCTTCGAGACGGAAGTCATCTACATTGAGGGCGGACGCACAGCTACTGGTTTCTATACCATAGAAGAGATGATACACATCACCAGATTGTATTTAGTGCACGCCTATGGCGCTACCATTCATCTGGAGCCAGTGGCTCCTGCCGTTACCTCTCTGGATCCCCGCCACGCCTTTGTCCTGGACTTGGGCACCCATATTTACATTTGGATGGGCGAGAGATCGAAGAACACGCTGAACTCCAAGGCCAGGTTAATGGCGGAAAAGATCAGCAAAACGGAGCGCAAGAACAAGTGTGAAATCCAGTTGGAGCGGCAGGGCGAGGAGAGTGCCGAGTTCTGGCAGGGACTGGACATGACTCCGGAGGAGGCAGACGCCGCAGGGCCACCAAAGGAGCACGTTCCAGAGGACTATCAGCCGGTGCAGCCTCGCCTCTACCAGGTGCAACTGGGCATGGGTTATCTGGAGTTGCCGCAAGTGGAGTTACCTGagcaaaaactttgccataCCCTGCTAAATAGCAAGCACGTCTACATACTCGACTGTTACACCGATCTGTTCGTTTGGTTTGGCAAGAAGTCGACGCGTTTGGTCCGAGCGGCCGCTGTCAAGTTGAGTCGGGAGCTCTTCAACATGATGGATCGTCCGGAATACGCGCTGGTGATGCGTGTACCCGAGGGCAATGAAATGCAGATCTTCCGGACCAAGTTCGCTGGCTGGGATGAGGTAATGGCCGTGGACTTCACGAGAACGGCGAAGTCGGTGGCCAAGACAGGGGCTAATCTCACACAGTGGGCTCGGCAGCAGGAGACGCGCACGGATCTTGCCGCGCTATTTATGCCCCGCCAGTCGGCCATGCCCTTGGCCGAGGCGGAACAGTTGGAGGAGGAGTGGAACTACGATCTGGAGATGATGGAGGCCTTTGTATTGGAGAACAAGAAGTTCGTCCGGCTGCCCGAGGAGGAGTTGGGTCGCTTTTACACCGGCGAATGCTATGTGTTCCTCTGCCGCTACTGCATTCCCATCGAGGAGCCCGAGAATGGCCCCGAAGATGGTGCTAACCCAGCCGCAGACGTCAGTAAATCCAGCGCCAACAATCAGCCAGAGGACGAGATCCAGTGCGTCGTTTACTTTTGGCAGGGACGCAATGCCGGCAATATGGGATGGCTCACGTTTACTTTTACGCTGCAGAAGAAGTTCAAGGCGATGTTCggcgaggagctggaggtggTGCGGATCttccagcagcaggagaacCTCAAGTTCATGTCCCACTTCAAGCGGAAGTTCATCATCCACACCGGCAAGCGGAAGGACAAGGCGCACATCGCGAAGGGCAAGTCGCCAGTGGAGTTCTTTCACCTGCGATCGAACGGCGGTGCGCTCACCACGCGCCTTATCCAAATCAATCCGGATGCAGTGCATCTCAACTCGGCCTTCTG CTACATACTCCATGTGCCATTTGAAACGGAGGATGATTCGCAGTCGGGGATTGTGTACGTGTGGATAGGCAGCAAGGCCTGCAACGAAGAGGCCAAACTGGTGCAGGATATTGCCGAGCAGATGTTCAACTCGCCGTGGGTGAGCTTGCAG ATCCTCAACGAGGGCGACGAGCCGGAGAACTTCTTCTGGGTGGCGCTGGGCGGCCGCAAGCCCTACGACACGGACGCCGAGTACATGAACTACACGCGGCTGTTCCGGTGCTCCAACGAGCGCGGCTACTACACGGTGGCCGAGAAGTGTGCCGACTTTTGCCAGGACGATCTGGCCGACGACGACATCATGATCCTGGACAACGGCGAGCACGTCTTCCTGTGGATGGGGCCGCGTTGCAGCGAGGTGGAGGTGAAGCTGGCCTACAAGTCCGCCCAGGTCTACATCCAGCACATGCGGATCAAGCAGCCGGAGCGGCCGAGGAAGCTCTTCCTCACGATGAAGAACAAGGAGTCGCGCCGGTTCACCAAGTGCTTCCACGGCTGGAGCGCCTTCAAGGTGTATTTATAA
- the LOC6726593 gene encoding putative peptidyl-prolyl cis-trans isomerase dodo, translating to MPDAEQLPEGWEKRTSRSTGMSYYLNMYTKESQWDQPTEPAKKAGGASAGVADAPDEVQCLHLLVKHKGSRRPSSWREANITRTKEEAQLLLEVYRNKIVNQEATFEELARSYSDCSSAKRGGDLGKFGRGQMQAAFEEAAFKLNVNQLSGIVDSDSGLHIILRKA from the exons ATGCCTGATGCCGAGCAACTACCGGAGGGCTGGGAGAAGCGCACTAGCCGCTCCACAG GAATGAGCTACTATCTCAACATGTACACGAAGGAGTCGCAGTGGGATCAGCCCACAGAGCCGGCGAAGAAGGCGGGCGGAGCGTCCGCCGGCGTCGCAGATGCCCCGGACGAGGTGCAGTGCCTGCATCTCCTCGTGAAGCACAAGGGCAGCCGGCGTCCCAGCTCGTGGCGCGAGGCAAACATCACGCGCACCAAGGAGGAGGCCCAGCTGCTCCTCGAGGTCTATCGCAACAAAATCGTCAACCAGGAGGCCACCTTCGAGGAGCTGGCCCGCTCCTACTCCGACTGCAGCTCCGCCAAGAGGGGCGGCGACCTGGGAAAGTTTGGCAGAG GTCAGATGCAGGCGGCATTCGAGGAGGCTGCCTTCAAACTGAACGTCAACCAGCTGTCGGGCATCGTCGACAGCGACTCCGGCCTGCACATCATCCTGCGCAAGGCCTAG
- the LOC6726594 gene encoding protein penguin — MVSLEPKGPANVANTASPLKANKSPGKPANGQKFKPGGAGGAKKFDKFGGGAGKKFAKPGAGGAKKFDKSGPGGFKKFDKSGATGDKRLGGNKFAEGNKFRGKPQTQPQAPAEGEKQDWNKFKKEKKDLKLKRKSAKDTYEISKEANQIHEKLRCRRTENKDKLVEQIYKVLNVGDTISKVVKAHDTARVIQSMLKYASPALRAEISEKLLPFTVDMCQSKYAQFCVQRMLKYGAPATKAKLVDSLYGHIVRLAGHSIGSGLLDTMYQSATPNQRIFMRQEFYGDLYRKAKDSNVKTLSDTYKDATNMKASILGSVKANLDHVANKQLVDSALVHAVMLEYLRACDEDEEKLEETVTAFAALVPHMLSTKEGSEAGVICFYKSTPKNRRAIIKNIKEHLLKIATHEHGHVFLISLLNALDDTKATKKAIYDHLHGDLKALMSSPYGRRVIQWLVAPGDTTCFHPEFIRTVEEGLAFGKKEKELRRKEILEQIEAPIAQSIAEDAAFWLSNSHIGLVTGDILNHIQGESYEKAASALAQVVAQPEWRISADAAGPQPQDKKKPHNDVEAIIAQATKQRRKLLNFDSSSGDEDEDEESDDEEDEKEQKEAPEDDAEPKVKKAKKEPKKPKAKEEEPSAPLVSGIEEAGMHIVLKKILKNDGKREGNPFSQQLLQNLSSGVLKAWLGVNRACFVLLKLVEECPALLEDCKKAVAAERSLSQILADRKTPGAKLLAAKLDIGK; from the exons ATGGTTAGCTTGGAGCCGAAAGGACCTGCTAACGTGGCCAACACGGCCTCGCCCCTCAAGGCCAATAAATCGCCCGGCAAGCCCGCCAATGGACAGAAGTTCAAGCCCGGTGGAGCAGGAGGCGCCAAGAAGTTCGACAAATTCGGCGGTGGAGCAGGCAAGAAGTTCGCAAAGCCAGGCGCTGGTGGTGCCAAGAAGTTCGACAAGTCTGGGCCCGGTGGCTTCAAGAAGTTTGACAAATCCGGAGCAACCGGCGACAAGAGGCTTGGTGGCAACAAGTTCGCCGAGGGCAACAAGTTCCGCGGAAAACCACAAACACAGCCACAGGCGCCGGCAGAGGGCGAGAAACAGGACTGGAACAAGTtcaagaaggagaagaaggacCTCAAGCTGAAGCGCAAGAGTGCCAAGGACACCTACGAGATCAGCAAGGAGGCCAACCAGATCCACGAGAAGCTGCGATG CCGCCGAACGGAGAACAAGGACAAGCTGGTGGAGCAGATATACAAGGTGCTCAACGTGGGCGACACCATTTCGAAGGTGGTGAAGGCCCACGACACCGCCCGCGTGATCCAGAGCATGCTAAAGTACGCATCGCCAGCTCTGCGGGCCGAGATCTCCGAGAAGCTGCTCCCCTTCACCGTGGACATGTGCCAGTCGAAGTACGCCCAGTTCTGCGTGCAACGGATGCTCAAGTACGGTGCGCCGGCCACCAAAGCCAAGCTGGTGGACAGCCTGTACGGACATATAGTGCGTTTGGCCGGACACAGCATCGGCAGTGGGCTGCTGGACACGATGTATCAGAGCGCCACACCTAATCAACGCATCTTTATGCGCCAGGAGTTCTACGGCGACCTGTACCGGAAGGCCAAGGATTCGAATGTGAAGACTCTGAGCGACACCTATAAGGATGCCACGAACATGAAGGCCTCCATCTTGGGGTCGGTTAAAGCAAACCTGGATCATGTGGCCAACAAGCAGCTGGTGGACAGTGCGCTGGTGCACGCCGTGATGCTGGAGTACCTGCGCGCCTgcgacgaggatgaggagaaGCTGGAGGAGACGGTCACTGCGTTTGCGGCTCTAGTGCCTCACATGCTGTCCACCAAGGAGGGCAGCGAGGCGGGTGTTATATGCTTCTACAAGTCGACGCCCAAGAACCGCAGA GCCATCATTAAGAACATCAAGGAGCACCTGCTCAAGATCGCCACCCACGAGCACGGCCACGTGTTCCTCATCTCGCTGCTAAACGCACTGGACGACACCAAGGCGACCAAGAAGGCGATTTACGATCACCTACACGGAGATCTAAAGGCGCTAATGAGCAGTCCGTACGGCCGACGAGTGATTCAATGGCTGGTGGCTCCGGGCGATACGACATGCTTCCATCCAGAGTTCATTCGCACGGTGGAGGAGGGTCTAGCCTTTGgaaaaaaggagaaggagctgCGTCGCAAGGAGATCCTTGAGCAGATAGAGGCGCCGATCGCACAGTCCATTGCCGAGGATGCCGCCTTTTGGCTGTCCAACAGCCACATCGGCCTGGTCACCGGCGACATTCTTAATCACA TTCAAGGCGAGTCCTATGAGAAGGCTGCTTCGGCCCTTGCCCAAGTCGTCGCCCAACCGGAGTGGCGCATTTCAGCAGACGCCGCCGGTCCGCAGCCGCAGGATAAGAAGAAGCCACACAATGACGTGGAGGCCATTATAGCCCAGGCTACCAAACAGCGCAGAAAACTGCTTAATTtcgacagcagcagcggcgacgAAGATGAAGATGAGGAAAGCGACGATGAAGAAGACgagaaggagcagaaggaggcGCCCGAAGATGATGCCGAACCCAAGGTGAAGAAAGCCAAAAAGGagcccaaaaagccaaaggcaaaggaggaggagccgtCGGCTCCGTTGGTCTCCGGAATCGAGGAGGCCGGCATGCACATTGTATTGAAGAAGATACTCAAGAACGATGGCAAGCGAGAGGGCAACCCGTTcagccagcagctgctccaaaaCTTGTCCTCCGGTGTG CTGAAAGCCTGGCTGGGCGTCAACCGGGCCTGTTTCGTCCTGCTCAAGCTGGTGGAGGAGTGTCCCGCACTGCTGGAGGACTGCAAGAAAGCCGTCGCGGCGGAGAGGAGCCTTAGCCAGATACTCGCGGACCGCAAGACGCCCGGAGCCAAGCTACTGGCCGCCAAACTGGACATTGGCAAATGA